One genomic region from Asterias amurensis chromosome 7, ASM3211899v1 encodes:
- the LOC139939766 gene encoding beta-parvin-like isoform X2 gives MASSPTKTSTLKKEKKDESFLEKVTTLGRRKKIKDLKEVNDLNQDGKISIDTPGSPVELTADNFILENGEERSMIEPDSRDDAKLKELIQVLMDWINEELKEQRVIVRDLEEDLHDGQILGNLIEKLAGIKLEVREVMQSEVFQKQKLQVVLDTVNKIMNLPRWNQQKWSVDGIHSKNLIAILHLLVALAFHFKAPIRIPEYVSAKVVVVQKKDNLLVTNRVTEDITTTNEAIGGRFERDAFDTLFDHAPDKLNVVKKSLISFANKHLNKINFEVSDLDSQFHDGVYFILLMGLLEGYYVPLYNYHVTPTVFEEKVHNVNFALDLMDDAGLPKAKARAEDVVNQDLKSTMRVLYNIFTKYKHLT, from the exons ATGGCGTCGTCTCCGACCAAAACTTCAACattaaaaaaggagaaaaaagaCGAGTCCTTCCTTGAAAAAGTCACAACTCTCGGGAGGAGGAAAAAGATAAAAGACCTTAAAGAAG TGAATGATCTGAATCAAGATGGAAAGATTTCCATTGATACACCAGGAAGTCCTGTCGAACTCACAGCCGATAACTTCATCCTTG AGAATGGTGAGGAGAGGTCCATGATTGAACCAGACTCGAGGGATGATGCCAAACTCAAGGAACTTATTCAG GTTTTGATGGACTGGATCAATGAAGAACTGAAGGAACAGCGAGTCATAGTCCGAGATCTAGAGGAAGATTTACATGATGGTCAAATCCTTGGCAATCTCATAG AGAAACTTGCTGGCATCAAGCTAGAGGTACGTGAAGTGATGCAATCTGAGGTCTTCCAGAAGCAGAAACTTCAGGTTGTTCTCGACACCGTCAACAAAATCATGAATCTACCTAGATGGAATCAACAGAAGTGGAGTGTAGATG GTATCCATTCAAAGAATCTTATAGCAATTCTTCACCTCTTGGTGGCGCTAGCATTTCACTTCAAGGCACCCATCAGAATTCCTGAATATGTGTCGGCAAAGGTCGTTGTAGTTCAG AAAAAAGATAATTTGCTTGTCACAAATCGGGTCACGGAAGATATTACGACTACAAATGA AGCAATCGGTGGTAGATTTG AGAGGGATGCTTTTGATACTCTGTTTGACCATGCTCCTGACAAGCTCAATGTAGTCAAAAAG TCTCTCATTAGTTTTGCCAACAAGCATCTTAATAAAATCAACTTTGAAGTCAGCGACCTTGATAGTCAG TTTCACGACGGTGTTTACTTCATCTTGTTAATGGGTCTTCTTGAGGGGTACTATGTCCCTCTCTATAACTATCATGTCACGCCAACCGTGTTTGAAGAAAAG GTCCACAATGTCAACTTTGCTCTGGATCTGATGGACGACGCCGGTCTTCCGAAAGCTAAAGCTAGAGCAGAGG ATGTCGTCAACCAGGACCTGAAATCCACAATGAGAGTCCTGTATAACATATTCACCAAGTACAAACACCTGACATAG
- the LOC139939766 gene encoding beta-parvin-like isoform X3, with amino-acid sequence MNDLNQDGKISIDTPGSPVELTADNFILENGEERSMIEPDSRDDAKLKELIQVLMDWINEELKEQRVIVRDLEEDLHDGQILGNLIEKLAGIKLEVREVMQSEVFQKQKLQVVLDTVNKIMNLPRWNQQKWSVDGIHSKNLIAILHLLVALAFHFKAPIRIPEYVSAKVVVVQKKDNLLVTNRVTEDITTTNEAIGGRFERDAFDTLFDHAPDKLNVVKKSLISFANKHLNKINFEVSDLDSQFHDGVYFILLMGLLEGYYVPLYNYHVTPTVFEEKVHNVNFALDLMDDAGLPKAKARAEDVAQCHLKSVLRLLYVIFLKYKQGDNNKI; translated from the exons A TGAATGATCTGAATCAAGATGGAAAGATTTCCATTGATACACCAGGAAGTCCTGTCGAACTCACAGCCGATAACTTCATCCTTG AGAATGGTGAGGAGAGGTCCATGATTGAACCAGACTCGAGGGATGATGCCAAACTCAAGGAACTTATTCAG GTTTTGATGGACTGGATCAATGAAGAACTGAAGGAACAGCGAGTCATAGTCCGAGATCTAGAGGAAGATTTACATGATGGTCAAATCCTTGGCAATCTCATAG AGAAACTTGCTGGCATCAAGCTAGAGGTACGTGAAGTGATGCAATCTGAGGTCTTCCAGAAGCAGAAACTTCAGGTTGTTCTCGACACCGTCAACAAAATCATGAATCTACCTAGATGGAATCAACAGAAGTGGAGTGTAGATG GTATCCATTCAAAGAATCTTATAGCAATTCTTCACCTCTTGGTGGCGCTAGCATTTCACTTCAAGGCACCCATCAGAATTCCTGAATATGTGTCGGCAAAGGTCGTTGTAGTTCAG AAAAAAGATAATTTGCTTGTCACAAATCGGGTCACGGAAGATATTACGACTACAAATGA AGCAATCGGTGGTAGATTTG AGAGGGATGCTTTTGATACTCTGTTTGACCATGCTCCTGACAAGCTCAATGTAGTCAAAAAG TCTCTCATTAGTTTTGCCAACAAGCATCTTAATAAAATCAACTTTGAAGTCAGCGACCTTGATAGTCAG TTTCACGACGGTGTTTACTTCATCTTGTTAATGGGTCTTCTTGAGGGGTACTATGTCCCTCTCTATAACTATCATGTCACGCCAACCGTGTTTGAAGAAAAG GTCCACAATGTCAACTTTGCTCTGGATCTGATGGACGACGCCGGTCTTCCGAAAGCTAAAGCTAGAGCAGAGG ATGTTGCCCAGTGCCACCTGAAATCTGTTCTCCGCCTTCTTTATGTCATCTTCCTCAAATATAAACAGGgggacaacaacaaaatctga
- the LOC139939766 gene encoding beta-parvin-like isoform X1, with protein MASSPTKTSTLKKEKKDESFLEKVTTLGRRKKIKDLKEVNDLNQDGKISIDTPGSPVELTADNFILENGEERSMIEPDSRDDAKLKELIQVLMDWINEELKEQRVIVRDLEEDLHDGQILGNLIEKLAGIKLEVREVMQSEVFQKQKLQVVLDTVNKIMNLPRWNQQKWSVDGIHSKNLIAILHLLVALAFHFKAPIRIPEYVSAKVVVVQKKDNLLVTNRVTEDITTTNEAIGGRFERDAFDTLFDHAPDKLNVVKKSLISFANKHLNKINFEVSDLDSQFHDGVYFILLMGLLEGYYVPLYNYHVTPTVFEEKVHNVNFALDLMDDAGLPKAKARAEDVAQCHLKSVLRLLYVIFLKYKQGDNNKI; from the exons ATGGCGTCGTCTCCGACCAAAACTTCAACattaaaaaaggagaaaaaagaCGAGTCCTTCCTTGAAAAAGTCACAACTCTCGGGAGGAGGAAAAAGATAAAAGACCTTAAAGAAG TGAATGATCTGAATCAAGATGGAAAGATTTCCATTGATACACCAGGAAGTCCTGTCGAACTCACAGCCGATAACTTCATCCTTG AGAATGGTGAGGAGAGGTCCATGATTGAACCAGACTCGAGGGATGATGCCAAACTCAAGGAACTTATTCAG GTTTTGATGGACTGGATCAATGAAGAACTGAAGGAACAGCGAGTCATAGTCCGAGATCTAGAGGAAGATTTACATGATGGTCAAATCCTTGGCAATCTCATAG AGAAACTTGCTGGCATCAAGCTAGAGGTACGTGAAGTGATGCAATCTGAGGTCTTCCAGAAGCAGAAACTTCAGGTTGTTCTCGACACCGTCAACAAAATCATGAATCTACCTAGATGGAATCAACAGAAGTGGAGTGTAGATG GTATCCATTCAAAGAATCTTATAGCAATTCTTCACCTCTTGGTGGCGCTAGCATTTCACTTCAAGGCACCCATCAGAATTCCTGAATATGTGTCGGCAAAGGTCGTTGTAGTTCAG AAAAAAGATAATTTGCTTGTCACAAATCGGGTCACGGAAGATATTACGACTACAAATGA AGCAATCGGTGGTAGATTTG AGAGGGATGCTTTTGATACTCTGTTTGACCATGCTCCTGACAAGCTCAATGTAGTCAAAAAG TCTCTCATTAGTTTTGCCAACAAGCATCTTAATAAAATCAACTTTGAAGTCAGCGACCTTGATAGTCAG TTTCACGACGGTGTTTACTTCATCTTGTTAATGGGTCTTCTTGAGGGGTACTATGTCCCTCTCTATAACTATCATGTCACGCCAACCGTGTTTGAAGAAAAG GTCCACAATGTCAACTTTGCTCTGGATCTGATGGACGACGCCGGTCTTCCGAAAGCTAAAGCTAGAGCAGAGG ATGTTGCCCAGTGCCACCTGAAATCTGTTCTCCGCCTTCTTTATGTCATCTTCCTCAAATATAAACAGGgggacaacaacaaaatctga
- the LOC139939765 gene encoding uncharacterized protein, protein MWRSQAGAAKVAANVQEEDDDWETDPDFVNDVSEQEQRWGSKTVEGSGRQGAISIGALREEVKDDDTKTKKDQFEKGPKSSYGYGGKFGVQEDRMDKSALSHEHMEKLSSHASQKDYAKGFGGRYGVQKDHVDKSAVGYDYAGKTEKHASQKDYSTGFGGKYGVQTDKQDKSAVGWDHQEKLSQHDSQKDHSKGFGGKFGVQKDRVDQAALGYDYEGKTDKHASQKDYATGFGGKYGVQTDRQDKAALGFDESSKVELHPSQKDMSKGFGGKFGVQSDRQDSSAGSFEDMQGVTTSYQRTRVAPSSGGGSGNLKAKFENMAKAGEEEARKRADSERQRRQAREEKEKEESKRVEEERQRKLKEQHKNMEPEPEPEPRRAPEPAPEPRRVPEPRRAPEPAPEPQEDQPPELPPPRQTRPEPQPTEEDSEMYAEADYMNEGGTGQEPEELHEPEPEPEPQPEPEPEPADTYEEIPRQVQVVVEPEQSQPPIEDALYEDMPGVIGEPAAEPAEVQMAVAVYDYQATGEDEISFDPGDVISDIEQIDSGWWMGSCHGARGLFPANYVELQ, encoded by the exons ATGTGGCGCTCTCAGGCTGGTGCCGCCAAAGTCGCGGCAAATGTTCAAGAAGAAGATGACGATTGGGAAACCGATCCAGACTTTGTG AACGATGTGAGTGAACAGGAGCAGCGATGGGGATCAAAGACTGTGGAAGGCTCGGGCCGTCAGGGAGCCATAAG TATCGGTGCGTTGAGAGAAGAAGTAAAAGATGACGATACCAAAACGAAAAAAGACCAGTTCGAGAAAGGTCCCAAATCTTCATACGGTTATGGAGGAAAGTTTGGTGTGCAGGAGGATCGCATGGACAAG TCGGCGTTGAGTCATGAGCACATGGAGAAACTGAGCTCTCATGCCTCACAGAAAGATTACGCAAAGGGCTTTGGTGGGAGGTATGGCGTACAGAAAGACCATGTCGATAAGTCAGCCGTGGGATACGACTACGCTGGGAAGACTGAGAAGCATGCCTCACAAAAAG ATTATTCAACTGGTTTTGGTGGAAAGTATGGTGTGCAGACGGACAAGCAAGATAAG TCTGCGGTTGGATGGGATCATCAGGAGAAGCTGTCCCAACACGACTCACAAAAAG ATCACTCCAAAGGCTTTGGAGGGAAATTTGGCGTTCAGAAAGATCGAGTAGACCAGGCTGCCCTCGGCTACGATTATGAAGGAAAAACGGataaacatgcatcacaaaAAG ATTATGCAACTGGTTTTGGTGGAAAGTACGGCGTTCAGACCGACAGACAGGACAAGGCTGCCCTTGGATTTGACGAGTCCAGCAAGGTAGAGCTTCACCCGTCCCAGAAGGACATGTCAAAGGGATTCGGAGGCAAGTTTGGAGTACAGAGTGATCGGCAAGATTCATCTGCTGGCTCGTTTGAGGACATGCAGGGAGTGACCACCTCGTACCAGCGCACCAGAGTGGCTCCGA GTTCTGGTGGTGGATCCGGAAACCTGAAGGCCAAGTTTGAGAATATGGCAAAGGCAGGAGAGGAG GAGGCTCGCAAGAGAGCAGATTCAGAAAGGCAAAGGAGGCAGGCCAGGGAGGAGAAAGAGAAAGAAGAATCCAAGAGAGTTGAAGAG GAACGGCAGCGGAAGTTGAAAGAGCAGCACAAAAATATGGAGCCAGAGCCGGAGCCAGAACCAAGACGTGCTCCCGAACCTGCCCCAGAGCCAAGGCGTGTTCCAGAGCCAAGACGAGCCCCAGAACCTGCCCCAGAACCCCAAGAAGACCAACCACCTGAGCTACCCCCACCTCGCCAGACCAGACCTGAACCCCAGCCTACCGAAGAGGATTCTGAGATGTATGCGGAGGCGGATTATATGAATGAAGGTGGGACGGGCCAGGAGCCTGAAGAGTTGCATGAGCCTGAGCCTGAACCAGAACCCCAGCCTGAGCCTGAGCCTGAGCCTGCTGATACGTATGAAGAAATACCACGCCAAG TTCAAGTAGTCGTAGAGCCTGAGCAGTCGCAGCCGCCGATAGAGGATGCTCTTTATGAAGATATGCCAGGAGTTATAGGAGAACCCGCAGCGGAACCGGCAGAGGTTCAAATGGCAGTGGCTGTCTACGATTACCAAGCAA CTGGGGAAGATGAAATATCATTTGATCCTGGTGATGTGATCTCTGATATTGAACAG ATTGATAGCGGATGGTGGATGGGATCGTGTCATGGAGCTAGGGGATTGTTCCCAGCTAACTACGTTGAACTTCAGTag